A single region of the Plantactinospora soyae genome encodes:
- the rplI gene encoding 50S ribosomal protein L9, with protein sequence MKIILTQEVSGLGAPGDIVEVKDGYGRNYLLPQGFAIAWTKGAEKQVTVIQRARAAREIRDLGHANEVKAQLEGLKVNLTARAGNGGRLFGSVTPGDVVDAVKAAGGPSLDRRRLELPGAIKAIGSHQVRVKLHPEVTARFDLKVVPGK encoded by the coding sequence ATGAAGATCATCCTTACCCAGGAGGTATCCGGTCTCGGTGCCCCGGGCGACATCGTCGAGGTTAAGGACGGCTACGGCCGTAACTACCTGCTGCCGCAGGGCTTCGCGATCGCCTGGACCAAGGGCGCGGAAAAGCAGGTCACGGTTATTCAGCGGGCCCGCGCGGCTCGGGAGATCCGGGACCTCGGCCACGCCAACGAGGTCAAGGCCCAGCTTGAGGGCCTCAAGGTCAACCTGACCGCGCGTGCCGGCAACGGCGGGCGGCTCTTCGGTTCGGTGACCCCCGGCGACGTGGTGGACGCGGTCAAGGCGGCCGGTGGGCCGTCCCTCGACCGGCGTCGGCTGGAGTTGCCGGGCGCCATCAAGGCGATCGGTAGCCACCAGGTGCGGGTCAAACTGCACCCCGAGGTGACCGCTCGATTCGACCTGAAGGTCGTACCGGGCAAGTAA
- the rpsR gene encoding 30S ribosomal protein S18, whose protein sequence is MAKAAALRKPKKKVNPLDKDGITYIDYKDTALLRKFISDRGKIRARRVTGVTSQQQRQIARAVKNAREMALLPYTATAR, encoded by the coding sequence ATGGCGAAGGCTGCGGCACTGCGCAAGCCAAAGAAGAAGGTGAACCCGCTCGACAAGGACGGGATCACCTACATCGACTACAAGGACACCGCGCTGCTGCGCAAGTTCATCTCCGACCGCGGCAAGATCCGCGCTCGGCGGGTGACCGGGGTTACCTCGCAGCAGCAGCGGCAGATCGCCCGTGCGGTCAAGAACGCCCGCGAGATGGCGCTCCTGCCGTACACGGCCACGGCCCGCTGA
- a CDS encoding single-stranded DNA-binding protein, translating to MREEMVMAGDTTITVIGNLTDDPELRFTPSGAAVAKFRVASTPRFMDKASGEWKDGEPLFLACTVWRQAAEHVAESLQRGARVIVSGRLRQRSYETREGEKRTVIELEVDEIGPSLRYATAKVQKMSRSGGGGFGASGGGGGGGAGGGQGGGGNFDDPWATAAPAASASRPAGSGGGGNFDDEPPF from the coding sequence GTGCGCGAGGAGATGGTCATGGCAGGAGATACCACCATCACGGTCATCGGCAACCTGACCGACGACCCCGAGTTGCGTTTCACCCCGTCTGGTGCCGCGGTTGCCAAGTTCCGGGTCGCCTCGACGCCCCGGTTCATGGACAAGGCATCCGGTGAGTGGAAGGACGGCGAGCCGCTGTTCCTTGCGTGCACCGTCTGGCGGCAGGCCGCCGAGCACGTAGCCGAGTCGTTGCAGCGTGGCGCTCGCGTGATCGTGTCGGGCCGGCTGCGGCAGCGGTCCTACGAGACCCGCGAGGGTGAGAAGCGCACCGTCATCGAGCTGGAGGTCGACGAGATCGGCCCGTCGCTGCGGTACGCCACGGCGAAGGTGCAGAAGATGTCGCGCTCCGGCGGTGGTGGCTTCGGCGCCTCCGGCGGCGGTGGTGGCGGCGGTGCTGGTGGTGGCCAGGGCGGCGGAGGAAACTTCGACGACCCGTGGGCCACGGCGGCACCAGCTGCTTCTGCCTCGCGCCCTGCTGGTTCGGGCGGCGGCGGAAACTTCGACGACGAGCCCCCGTTCTGA
- the rpsF gene encoding 30S ribosomal protein S6, with protein MRHYEIMVILDPSLEERTVAPSLDTYLNVIRTAGGSVEKLDVWGRRRLAFEIDKKAEGIYAVIDLQASPAAVAELDRQLRLNESVLRTKVIRPETR; from the coding sequence TTGCGTCATTACGAAATCATGGTCATCCTCGATCCAAGCCTCGAGGAGCGCACCGTCGCCCCGTCGCTCGACACGTACCTGAACGTGATCCGGACCGCGGGTGGCTCGGTGGAGAAGCTCGACGTGTGGGGCCGTAGGCGCCTCGCGTTCGAGATCGACAAGAAGGCCGAGGGGATCTACGCCGTCATCGATCTGCAGGCGTCGCCTGCGGCGGTGGCCGAGCTGGATCGGCAGCTGCGACTCAACGAGTCCGTGCTACGCACCAAGGTCATCCGGCCGGAAACGCGCTGA
- a CDS encoding deoxyribonuclease IV: MRIGAHVDATDPLDEAALRKADAVQFFLADPQGWKAPQPRADAALLRGSEVDVYIHAPYVINLATTNNRIRIPSRKLLLGHAGAAAEVGAKGLIVHGGHVNAGDDLTVGFDNWRKAFAQVAESGGHGVPVFIENTAGGDNACARRFDNLARLWDAVGEYGVGFCLDTCHAHAGGEDLLDIVDRVKAITGRIDLIHANGSKDSFDSGRDRHDNLANGTIDPDLVVEVVRTAGAPVIVETPGGVDGQATDIAYLRDRVGR, from the coding sequence ATGCGTATCGGAGCCCATGTCGATGCCACGGATCCGTTGGACGAGGCGGCCCTCAGGAAGGCGGACGCGGTCCAGTTCTTCCTCGCCGATCCGCAGGGCTGGAAAGCCCCACAACCACGGGCGGACGCGGCACTGCTGCGCGGCTCCGAGGTGGACGTCTACATCCACGCGCCGTACGTCATCAACCTCGCCACCACCAACAACCGGATCCGGATCCCGAGCCGCAAGCTCCTGCTCGGCCACGCCGGTGCCGCCGCGGAGGTCGGCGCCAAGGGCCTGATCGTGCACGGCGGACACGTGAACGCCGGCGACGACCTCACGGTCGGGTTCGACAACTGGCGCAAGGCGTTCGCCCAGGTCGCGGAGTCCGGTGGACACGGCGTACCGGTGTTCATCGAGAACACCGCCGGTGGCGACAACGCCTGTGCCCGACGGTTCGACAACCTGGCCCGGCTCTGGGACGCCGTCGGCGAGTACGGCGTCGGTTTCTGCCTGGACACCTGCCACGCCCATGCCGGCGGGGAGGACCTGCTCGACATCGTCGACCGGGTCAAGGCCATCACCGGCCGGATCGACCTGATCCACGCCAACGGTTCGAAGGACTCCTTCGACTCCGGCCGGGACCGGCACGACAATCTCGCCAACGGCACGATCGACCCCGACCTGGTGGTCGAGGTGGTCCGCACTGCCGGTGCCCCGGTCATCGTCGAGACGCCGGGCGGGGTCGACGGCCAGGCCACCGACATCGCCTACCTGCGCGACCGCGTGGGCCGGTAG
- a CDS encoding glycosyltransferase family 87 protein encodes MSAQSPAGIDEPEKADHPSRSDGFVRGLSEAIGGPIGEHASGVDRRGTQWSGRFWTAARIVLALTCLTLALHWVQKSPCQTGAWQNNSQYTKFCYTDVLALYYAEGLNEGKVPYRDHPVEYPVVTGFFMGALGLPVHSIGENRPEINQAEWFYNLNALVLGALGVATVAMILALRRRRPWDAAMFALSPALLVTATVNWDLLAIGLAAIGLYAWARRQPLAAGILLGLATSAKLWPLFILWPLFLFALRTARVRAMVVTIGSAITTIVAVNLPVAVLYHDGWSRFFQLNSERAIDWGTLWYIGRYLDGKWNSGSPGDQGPFQWLSEHIPTLNTLSYALITLAFLGIGALALFAPRRPRLAALVFLMVAAFLIFSKVWSQQFTLWLLPLAVLARPRWGAFLAWQLAEVGYFLAFYGELLGAAGKQVFPEGVFVLAATFRLTTVAVLCGLIIRDILHPEHDPVRATYPDDPDGGDYDGAPDAGWLRRLRRVPEPEREPAPA; translated from the coding sequence ATGAGCGCGCAGTCGCCGGCTGGCATCGACGAACCTGAAAAGGCTGACCACCCGTCCCGGTCCGACGGGTTCGTCCGCGGGCTCTCCGAGGCCATCGGTGGCCCGATCGGAGAGCACGCGAGCGGCGTCGACCGGCGGGGCACCCAGTGGAGCGGCCGGTTCTGGACCGCGGCCCGGATCGTGCTGGCGTTGACCTGCCTGACCCTGGCCCTGCACTGGGTACAGAAATCGCCCTGCCAGACCGGCGCCTGGCAGAACAACTCGCAGTACACCAAGTTCTGCTACACCGACGTGCTCGCGCTCTACTACGCCGAGGGCCTCAACGAGGGCAAGGTGCCCTACCGGGACCACCCGGTCGAGTACCCGGTCGTCACCGGGTTCTTCATGGGGGCGCTCGGCCTCCCGGTGCACAGCATCGGCGAGAACCGGCCCGAGATCAACCAGGCGGAGTGGTTCTACAACCTGAACGCCCTGGTGCTCGGTGCCCTCGGGGTGGCCACCGTTGCGATGATCCTCGCGCTACGACGGCGCCGGCCCTGGGACGCCGCGATGTTCGCGCTCTCCCCCGCGTTACTGGTCACCGCTACCGTGAACTGGGACCTGCTCGCGATCGGGCTCGCCGCCATCGGCCTGTACGCCTGGGCCAGACGACAACCCCTGGCCGCCGGCATCCTGCTCGGCCTGGCCACCTCCGCGAAGCTCTGGCCACTGTTCATACTCTGGCCACTGTTCCTCTTCGCCCTGCGTACGGCACGGGTCCGGGCGATGGTGGTGACGATCGGCTCGGCGATCACGACCATCGTGGCGGTGAACCTGCCGGTGGCGGTCCTCTACCACGACGGCTGGAGCCGCTTCTTCCAGTTGAACAGTGAGCGTGCCATCGACTGGGGCACGCTGTGGTACATCGGTCGCTACCTCGACGGCAAGTGGAACAGCGGCAGCCCCGGCGACCAGGGTCCCTTCCAGTGGCTCAGCGAACACATACCGACGCTGAACACCCTGTCGTACGCCCTGATCACCCTGGCCTTCCTGGGCATCGGCGCGTTGGCGCTGTTCGCGCCCCGGCGTCCTCGGCTGGCAGCCCTGGTCTTCCTGATGGTGGCGGCGTTCCTGATCTTCAGCAAGGTGTGGTCCCAGCAGTTCACGCTCTGGCTGCTGCCGTTGGCGGTGCTGGCCCGGCCGCGTTGGGGAGCCTTCCTCGCGTGGCAGCTTGCCGAGGTCGGCTACTTCCTCGCGTTCTACGGCGAACTGCTCGGCGCCGCCGGCAAGCAGGTCTTTCCGGAGGGCGTCTTCGTGCTCGCCGCCACGTTCCGGCTGACCACCGTCGCCGTGCTCTGCGGACTGATCATCCGGGACATCCTGCACCCGGAGCACGACCCGGTCCGGGCCACGTATCCGGACGACCCCGACGGCGGCGACTACGACGGCGCACCGGATGCGGGATGGCTGCGCCGGCTGCGCCGCGTCCCCGAACCGGAACGCGAACCGGCCCCGGCCTGA
- a CDS encoding transglycosylase domain-containing protein produces MNSYGDPSSARGRAQFPGANGDHGPADDPYRRTSRDDQADADRRSAEGDRGGWPANGRADGASARASVSGRAPSGRAAPPGRPPAGGGWAAPVSPASGSASVGSASVGSASPGRARVGRAGVGSAAVPGAPGSGGGYGDAPAAGRASAGRASVGAASVSGAGANGTAGRARVGRAVVPVSPAGPGGPDDPDGPGGAGGSGGRRGRRGGEPDAAALKRAKKRKRMNLVIAAFAVLIMLTGGGVVGVTYYSTNVVLPDEIPLPVGTTIFADDNRSQIVKLGEEARVIVSLDKIPDYVQKAVAAAEDRKFYKHKGVDYLGIARAAWNNFTGGTKQGASTITQQYARNAYENLNDDSYQRKVKEAILASKLNDEFTKAEIMQHYLNTIYFGRGAYGIEMAARTYFGKGADKLTVAESAVLAGVIKQPVNDPQTGVKGFDPEDNPELAKDRWTYVINGMLEEKWITEAERPTEYPAVKDRTDASASSGVKTPKGNVVNYVRAEMAEKGICHDGPVPAGSTKPTCQATLAMDGYKIKTSINMKMQNAAELAAQQEKKESPLNDQPKNLQAALVSIEPATGRVLAYYGGNDGTGIDYAGKNTLGGELVGGHPPGSSFKVYTLAAAIDAGISLESHWNSEPFKAEGIKDEIGNAGAEKTTCHKYCTLEQSTVRSYNVPFYHISEEIGPGKIVNMAKQAGITTMWTTPPKGASKPINLAKTQIDDKDTEPFFHVAAYGQYPITVLDHATGLATLANRGKYNKPHFILTIEQQDKQTGAWKKISAGSEQLKSSQRIKPEVADEVTSVLKKIPGANSRSLEGGRAAAGKTGTWQYGNTKDNAHAWMVGYTPQLATAVWVGSDNPRKPQIRKSDNNPVSGASLPGEIWQQYMSDALKGDPKKPLPDSKGIGDPDRGNGVKPPPPPPCSNPVNGVCPPQNQNQNPDNTNPPFFPTNPNPGNPPGPGDDPGDGDDPDDGRGGGGGGGGVAVLPNTTTGLRD; encoded by the coding sequence ATGAACTCGTACGGCGATCCTAGTTCCGCGCGCGGTCGGGCGCAGTTCCCGGGCGCGAACGGCGACCACGGACCAGCGGACGATCCATACCGCCGCACGTCCCGCGACGACCAGGCCGACGCCGATCGGCGCTCGGCGGAGGGCGATCGCGGCGGCTGGCCCGCGAACGGCCGGGCCGACGGTGCGTCGGCCCGGGCGAGCGTCAGCGGGCGGGCCCCGTCCGGCCGGGCCGCGCCACCGGGTCGGCCTCCGGCCGGCGGCGGCTGGGCCGCACCGGTCTCACCGGCCTCCGGTTCGGCGTCCGTCGGTTCGGCGTCCGTCGGTTCGGCCTCGCCGGGTCGGGCCCGGGTCGGCCGGGCCGGAGTCGGCAGCGCGGCGGTCCCCGGCGCACCCGGCTCGGGTGGCGGATACGGCGACGCCCCCGCGGCCGGCCGAGCGTCCGCGGGACGGGCGAGTGTCGGAGCCGCGTCCGTGAGTGGTGCGGGGGCGAACGGCACCGCCGGTCGGGCCCGGGTCGGCCGGGCGGTCGTTCCGGTCTCTCCGGCGGGTCCCGGTGGACCCGACGATCCGGACGGGCCCGGCGGCGCGGGGGGTTCCGGTGGCCGTCGTGGCCGCAGGGGTGGTGAGCCGGACGCTGCGGCGCTGAAGCGGGCCAAGAAGCGCAAGCGGATGAACCTGGTCATCGCCGCCTTCGCCGTGCTGATCATGCTGACCGGCGGCGGCGTGGTCGGAGTGACCTACTACTCCACCAACGTGGTGCTGCCGGACGAGATTCCGCTGCCGGTCGGGACCACCATCTTCGCGGACGACAACCGGTCCCAGATCGTGAAGCTGGGCGAAGAGGCCCGGGTGATCGTGTCGCTCGACAAGATCCCGGACTACGTGCAGAAGGCGGTGGCCGCCGCCGAGGACCGGAAGTTCTACAAGCACAAGGGCGTCGACTACCTCGGCATCGCCCGTGCCGCCTGGAACAACTTCACCGGCGGCACGAAGCAGGGTGCGTCCACGATCACCCAGCAGTACGCCCGGAACGCCTACGAGAACCTGAACGACGACAGCTACCAGCGCAAGGTCAAGGAAGCGATCCTCGCCTCGAAGCTGAACGACGAGTTCACCAAAGCCGAGATCATGCAGCACTACCTGAACACCATCTACTTCGGCCGGGGCGCGTACGGCATCGAGATGGCGGCGCGGACGTACTTCGGCAAGGGCGCGGACAAACTGACCGTGGCCGAGTCCGCGGTGCTGGCCGGGGTGATCAAGCAGCCGGTCAACGATCCCCAGACCGGGGTTAAGGGCTTCGATCCCGAGGACAACCCGGAGCTTGCCAAGGATCGCTGGACCTACGTGATCAACGGCATGCTCGAGGAGAAGTGGATCACCGAGGCCGAGCGACCGACCGAGTACCCGGCGGTGAAGGATAGGACAGACGCCAGCGCGTCCAGCGGTGTGAAGACGCCCAAGGGCAACGTCGTCAACTACGTCCGGGCCGAGATGGCGGAGAAGGGGATCTGCCACGACGGCCCGGTGCCGGCGGGCAGCACGAAGCCGACCTGTCAGGCGACGCTGGCCATGGATGGCTACAAGATCAAGACCAGCATCAACATGAAGATGCAGAATGCGGCGGAGTTGGCGGCTCAGCAGGAGAAGAAGGAATCCCCGCTGAACGACCAGCCGAAGAACCTCCAGGCGGCGCTGGTCTCGATCGAGCCGGCAACCGGCCGGGTGCTCGCCTACTACGGCGGCAACGACGGCACCGGGATCGACTACGCCGGAAAGAACACCCTCGGTGGCGAACTGGTCGGCGGTCACCCGCCGGGCTCGTCGTTCAAGGTCTACACCCTGGCCGCCGCGATCGACGCGGGCATCTCACTCGAGTCGCACTGGAATTCCGAGCCGTTCAAGGCCGAGGGCATCAAGGACGAGATCGGCAACGCCGGCGCGGAGAAGACCACCTGCCACAAGTACTGCACCCTCGAACAATCGACGGTGAGGTCCTACAACGTGCCCTTCTACCACATCAGCGAGGAGATCGGCCCGGGCAAGATCGTCAACATGGCGAAGCAGGCCGGCATCACCACGATGTGGACCACTCCTCCCAAGGGTGCGTCGAAGCCGATCAACCTGGCCAAGACGCAGATCGATGACAAGGACACCGAGCCGTTCTTCCACGTCGCCGCGTACGGGCAGTACCCGATCACCGTTCTCGACCACGCGACCGGGCTGGCGACCCTCGCCAACCGGGGCAAGTACAACAAGCCGCACTTCATCCTGACGATCGAGCAGCAGGACAAGCAGACCGGCGCGTGGAAGAAGATCAGCGCCGGCAGCGAGCAGCTCAAGTCTTCGCAGCGGATCAAGCCGGAGGTCGCCGACGAGGTCACCTCGGTGCTGAAGAAGATCCCGGGCGCGAACAGTCGAAGTCTGGAGGGTGGCCGGGCCGCGGCCGGCAAGACCGGCACGTGGCAGTACGGCAACACGAAGGACAACGCGCACGCCTGGATGGTCGGCTACACCCCGCAGTTGGCCACGGCGGTCTGGGTCGGCAGCGACAATCCGAGGAAACCTCAGATTCGCAAATCTGACAATAACCCTGTCAGCGGCGCCAGCCTGCCGGGCGAGATCTGGCAGCAGTACATGAGCGACGCACTCAAGGGCGATCCCAAGAAGCCGCTACCGGATTCCAAGGGCATCGGCGATCCTGACCGGGGCAACGGCGTCAAACCGCCGCCGCCACCACCGTGCTCGAATCCGGTGAACGGGGTCTGCCCGCCGCAGAACCAGAACCAGAACCCCGACAACACCAACCCGCCCTTCTTCCCGACCAACCCGAACCCTGGTAACCCTCCGGGTCCCGGCGACGATCCGGGCGATGGCGACGATCCTGACGACGGTCGCGGTGGCGGCGGCGGTGGCGGCGGGGTCGCGGTCCTGCCCAACACGACGACCGGTCTGCGCGACTGA
- a CDS encoding DUF5318 domain-containing protein produces MRSQRQVVDYSLQKRAVLREVHSGRVGTYEVCDASPYLKNAARFHGEPTEALCPVCRRENLTHVHYIYGDELKQSAGQARTQAELSVLAMTLREFQVYVVEVCRACDWNHLVEQYLLGRDGVSGDDAANGAGVSSGGAAVAATATANGTAVRRRREARR; encoded by the coding sequence ATGCGTTCGCAGCGCCAGGTCGTCGACTACTCGCTTCAGAAGCGAGCGGTGCTGCGTGAGGTGCATTCGGGTCGGGTCGGCACCTATGAGGTCTGCGACGCCTCGCCCTACCTGAAGAACGCCGCCCGCTTCCACGGCGAGCCGACCGAGGCACTCTGTCCGGTCTGCCGGCGGGAAAATCTGACCCACGTCCACTACATTTACGGCGATGAACTCAAGCAGTCGGCCGGACAGGCCCGCACCCAGGCGGAGTTGTCGGTGCTGGCGATGACCCTGCGTGAGTTCCAGGTGTACGTGGTGGAGGTGTGCCGCGCTTGCGACTGGAACCATCTCGTCGAGCAGTACCTGCTCGGCCGGGATGGCGTGTCCGGCGACGATGCCGCCAATGGTGCGGGCGTGTCGTCCGGCGGAGCGGCGGTGGCCGCGACGGCGACCGCGAACGGCACCGCGGTCAGACGAAGGCGCGAGGCGCGGCGGTGA
- a CDS encoding PadR family transcriptional regulator translates to MFELAILGLLQESPMHGYELRKELTAKLGAIRAAISYGSLYPTLRRLQAAGWITEAAETPATAEEIPALTSRRGRVVYKITAEGKERFAELIAQTGPETYEDAGFGVHFAFFSRTDRATRLRILEGRRRKVEERREGLRDVLSRAAVRLDAYTLELQRHGLDACEREVRWLEELIANERSGRTPAGSTPGTVPDTPGTAQGQSEEHIPPPPGQVQE, encoded by the coding sequence ATGTTCGAGCTCGCCATCCTCGGCCTTCTTCAGGAGTCCCCGATGCACGGCTACGAGCTCCGCAAGGAACTCACGGCCAAGCTCGGGGCGATCCGGGCGGCGATCAGTTACGGCTCGCTCTATCCGACCCTGCGTCGGCTACAGGCGGCCGGCTGGATCACCGAGGCGGCCGAGACCCCGGCCACCGCCGAGGAGATCCCGGCCCTGACCAGCCGTCGCGGCCGAGTCGTCTACAAAATCACCGCCGAGGGCAAGGAACGATTCGCCGAGCTGATCGCCCAGACCGGTCCGGAGACCTACGAGGACGCCGGGTTCGGTGTCCACTTCGCGTTCTTCTCCCGTACCGACCGGGCCACCCGGCTCCGGATCCTGGAGGGCCGCCGGCGCAAGGTCGAGGAGCGTCGCGAGGGTCTGCGCGACGTGTTGAGCCGGGCAGCCGTTCGCCTCGACGCCTACACGCTCGAACTTCAACGCCATGGCCTGGACGCCTGCGAGCGCGAAGTCCGCTGGCTGGAGGAGCTCATCGCCAACGAGCGCTCCGGCCGGACCCCGGCGGGGTCCACCCCGGGCACCGTCCCGGACACCCCGGGCACCGCCCAGGGGCAGTCAGAAGAACACATTCCGCCTCCGCCTGGGCAAGTCCAGGAATGA
- a CDS encoding inositol-3-phosphate synthase has translation MGSVRVAIVGVGNCASSLIQGVEYYRNADPNDRVPGLMHVTFGDYHVSDVEFVAAFDVDAKKVGMDLAEAIVASENNTIKLCDVAPTGVLVQRGPTMDGLGQYYREIVEESDRQPADVVAALREARVDVVVCYLPVGSEQAAKFYATAAIEAGCGFVNALPVFIASDPEWAQKFTDAGLPIVGDDIKSQVGATIVHRALAKLFEDRGVELLRTYQLNFGGNMDFMNMLERTRLVSKKISKTQSVTSQIPHEMTKGDVHIGPSDHVPWLDDRKWAYIRLEGRSFGDTPLNAELKLEVWDSPNSAGVIIDALRAAKIALDRGIGGPILSASSYFMKSPPQQYADHDAHQAVEDFIAGTIER, from the coding sequence ATGGGCTCCGTCCGCGTCGCCATCGTCGGTGTGGGTAACTGCGCCTCGTCCCTGATCCAGGGCGTCGAGTACTACCGCAATGCCGACCCCAACGACCGCGTCCCGGGTCTCATGCACGTCACCTTCGGCGATTACCACGTCTCCGACGTGGAGTTCGTCGCGGCGTTCGACGTCGACGCCAAAAAGGTGGGCATGGACCTCGCAGAGGCGATCGTCGCCAGCGAGAACAACACCATCAAGCTGTGCGACGTGGCGCCGACCGGCGTACTCGTGCAGCGCGGTCCGACCATGGACGGGTTGGGTCAGTACTACCGGGAGATCGTCGAGGAATCCGACCGCCAGCCGGCCGACGTCGTCGCGGCGCTGCGCGAGGCTCGGGTCGACGTGGTCGTCTGCTACCTCCCGGTCGGTTCCGAGCAGGCCGCCAAGTTCTACGCCACCGCGGCGATCGAGGCCGGTTGCGGCTTTGTGAACGCGCTGCCGGTCTTCATCGCCTCCGACCCGGAGTGGGCGCAGAAGTTCACCGACGCGGGGCTGCCGATCGTCGGCGACGACATCAAGAGCCAGGTCGGCGCGACCATCGTGCACCGGGCGCTGGCCAAGCTCTTCGAGGACCGCGGTGTCGAGCTGCTGCGCACGTACCAGCTCAACTTCGGCGGCAACATGGACTTCATGAACATGTTGGAGCGCACCCGACTGGTCTCGAAGAAGATCTCGAAGACCCAGTCGGTCACCTCCCAGATCCCGCACGAGATGACCAAGGGCGACGTGCACATCGGGCCGTCGGACCACGTGCCGTGGTTGGACGACCGCAAGTGGGCGTACATCCGGCTGGAGGGTCGCTCGTTCGGCGACACCCCGCTCAACGCCGAGCTGAAGCTCGAGGTCTGGGACTCGCCCAACTCGGCCGGCGTCATCATCGACGCGCTCCGGGCCGCGAAGATCGCCCTCGACCGGGGCATCGGTGGCCCGATCCTCTCCGCGTCGAGTTACTTCATGAAGTCTCCGCCCCAGCAGTACGCCGACCACGACGCCCACCAGGCCGTCGAGGACTTCATCGCCGGCACGATCGAGCGCTGA
- a CDS encoding methylated-DNA--[protein]-cysteine S-methyltransferase produces MRWTVLDTPIGELSVGIDDVGICGVRFGPVEGVAEAPDPGLAPAVAELRAYFAGELTQFTVPLHVRRGSEFERAVWAEMSKIPYGETRTYGEVAATVGDPGAARAVGVACNRNSIPVIVPCHRIIGAGGKLVGFGGGLPRKRHLLELEAGVAFQRAWA; encoded by the coding sequence ATGCGCTGGACCGTGCTCGACACCCCGATCGGTGAGCTGTCCGTCGGAATCGACGACGTCGGCATCTGCGGCGTGCGCTTCGGGCCGGTCGAGGGGGTTGCCGAGGCACCCGACCCGGGGCTGGCGCCGGCCGTGGCCGAGCTGCGGGCGTACTTCGCCGGGGAACTGACCCAGTTCACGGTGCCGCTGCACGTACGCCGGGGGTCGGAGTTCGAGCGCGCCGTCTGGGCCGAGATGTCGAAGATCCCGTACGGCGAGACCCGAACCTACGGCGAGGTGGCGGCGACGGTCGGCGACCCCGGGGCGGCCCGCGCGGTCGGGGTGGCCTGCAACCGGAATTCCATCCCGGTGATCGTGCCCTGCCACCGGATCATCGGGGCCGGCGGCAAGCTGGTCGGGTTCGGTGGCGGCCTGCCGCGCAAGCGCCACCTGCTCGAACTGGAGGCCGGAGTCGCGTTCCAGCGCGCCTGGGCCTGA
- a CDS encoding ArsR/SmtB family transcription factor yields MSRPGPTGDELVRVLATLANPHRFRVVAALVRERNYVSRLARQLGISRALLQVHLRKLEAAGLVSAQLEVSEDGKAMKFYEVNQFDFRLTPDAVEAAAQTLSLPDPGDQDVEKGSRS; encoded by the coding sequence ATGAGCAGGCCCGGCCCGACCGGCGACGAGCTGGTCCGGGTGCTGGCCACGCTGGCCAACCCACACCGGTTCCGGGTCGTCGCGGCACTGGTCCGGGAACGCAACTACGTCAGCCGGCTCGCCCGCCAGTTGGGGATCAGCCGGGCACTGCTCCAGGTCCATCTACGGAAGCTGGAGGCGGCCGGCCTGGTGTCGGCGCAACTAGAGGTGTCAGAGGACGGGAAGGCAATGAAGTTCTACGAGGTCAACCAGTTCGACTTCCGGCTGACGCCGGACGCCGTCGAGGCGGCGGCGCAGACGCTGAGCCTCCCGGACCCGGGCGACCAGGACGTCGAGAAGGGATCACGGTCATGA